In Artemia franciscana chromosome 14, ASM3288406v1, whole genome shotgun sequence, the genomic stretch tccgtgatctttttttctgaaaaaaaaaaaaacacaaaactctatatttttgtagataggagcttggaacttctacagtagggttctctgatacactgaatctgatgttgggattttcattaagatactaTGATATTTAGGGGTGCTTTCCCCCGTTTTCTAAAAAATCagacgaattttctcaggcttgtagcttttgatgggtaagaccaaacttaagaaacttatatatttggaatcaggataataagccaattcttctgatttatctattggtatcaaaatttcgccttttagaatttcggttactattgaaccgggtcgctccttcttACAGTTtcttacaacgaactgtttgaaaagaatcCTTGAAGTGTAAATATTATTGAGAATTATTAGTGATAAAAGGTATTTTGTACGTTTACCATGTTTACTATGACCATTTGTGTTGTTACTAAGATCTTATGAGTTTTAGTcgtttaatataaaaatgtgtACATTAAAAATCCAAACGCTGTCTTCTTTGATACCGATTCATTTTAGGCGCCGCAAAATTATTTCCACTAAAGAAAATACATGTACGGTTGGTTCCCTCAGCTTACACTCTGGTCGCTAGTGTTAGTCAAATTTCTGGCCTAATTAAAGGTAAAGAAGAATTTTACTCAGCAAACACAttacaaaatctaaaattttatatCAGGAAATGCCATCATAGTCTAAATGATATGGTCAAACATTCTGTACAAATTATATTGTATAGTGAACAAATACTTAATCGTACAACTCTATAATCGTACAAATATAAAGTTAACAAGATTTAATGAATACAGTTTAAGGATTCTCACTTGGCAGACATACAACATTAGCCCACCTGGTTTCCTTGTACGAACTTTTGGTTAAATATCAAGCACaagagaaatacaaaaacttccCTGATTTCTAatacaagattttatttcaatctCAGTCAACTATGAAACACAGTAGAATAAATGGATGGGTGGAAATCAACCTATTCGTGAAGAAATAGAAGACACATGCGATATGGTTTAAAGACGAGTGGATATATTTGCTACTTAAAATTCACAGAGTAATTTTGATATACCTACAGAATTTTAAGTAGACTAGTGCATTAATCATATCGACTTACCGAGTCCACTACCTTTAGTGATCGCCACTTCATAAGGCGTTTCACCGAAATGGTTTTTTCTGACTAGATCTGCTCCATGGCTTAGCAACTCTTGGACAGTGTGAGTATAATTACCAATAGCAGCGAAATAAAGTGGTGTGTTGCCAGCCTGAAAAGAAATAGATGAATGTTTGATACATTGAAACAACTAGATTTTACAACTAGCATCAAAGAATCCCAAAAATATAAACCAAGAACAAGATGTAGTGCAGAATACGATCAAAACAGGGAGAATGTTGCAATTGGAACATATTTTCTCAGCAACTGACCACGAACATATCAAGAGTGTTGTTAGGAAACTGATTCCCCAACAATGAATTTGAGTTCAAGTTCTGTTCAAGTTCATAGTTCTGTTCAAGTTTCACGTGCATTAACTTACCAGCTAAATATCTGCCAATCTTTGTAAAAGATTACCCAAGTCAAAttctaaacttttttcattttgtgaCATCTTTGCCTAGCTTAGAAAAGATTACTCTGGGACATTGTCTTGCCATTTAATTTTAGAAACCCTtcaactttttgatttttttttacactataGCAAatcttttttgttctgtttacTGGAAGACGATGggttaatgaaaaagaaatgtttgCTACTTAAATTTTCCGGCCATGTCAGAGATTATAAAGTTTTGAACGATTAATCATGATGAAAGTCGAGGTAAACAAAAACtagctatgaaaaaaaatattaaaaataaacaattctgACACTCAAGCCTCTTTCCGCAAGAAAATCAGAGACAAAATGATAACCAATTCAATAATTCGAGTAAATGGAATAATTTGTCAGAGGGAACAGTCTGTAAGACACTGGCGTCAACGGGAAGGGGAGGAATGTATTTGGCACTAATCTCAAATTTGGGAAAACACAATCTTTTTGCACTTTTTTGGTATTTGTCATTGAACAATATCGAAAAAGTTTCCCCATCCCCCTAGATCttcaaaaacacattttacCCTCACTTCCCACATTTTTCTGAACTGTCACCACTATTGTAAGATAcagcagtggttcccaacctttttcAAATTCCGTaacctttaaaatttttttttaccctggaGCACCccattcaaaaattaatagaacTAGAACATGGAAAACACTACTAAACCAGacttgcatatattttttaacataaatttcaaagtaacaaaacattttgcattgttattttttaaacaatttagcaTGAGCATTTATGAACAGAAAACCTAATTTATGAAGAGAAAACTTAATAGTACTTAATGAGATCTTTCAGCTTAAATATTCAGGATGAGATCTTTAAAATCTGGATCACATGATGAAAGGTAGAGCCTTAAATCTGGAACTGCATCAACTTTATTTCTAtgcttatttttgataaatgcATATCACCAaagcttttatattcttttcttgtCCGTACCCAGAACTCGGTATGATTTGCAAGCGTTTAAACTCGGAACGCAGAGAAGAATATGCTGGAATTCCAATTATTGCCTCATTATCTGAGATTGACAAGTTGGTTGCTTGCTCAAAAAGGTGTGATCTAGGGGATCTGAAATCCAGTTCTCTTCACTATTTCGCTCCGGAAagtatttcttgaattttaagcGCTTCTAAGCGTGATTGAGGTAAATTTGGCACATGCGGTAATCAAGTAATTTGAGTGTTAAGAACTCAGAAATTCagtatactttttaaaatatttctttttctattcttccagaGATGAGGTTCTTGGGCACTTATAAGGGAAAAGAAACCCGAATAggtttttgtgcaaaatatgtGGTTTTAGACGAATTTAATATTTCACATCAACCTCAGAATTCCCTAAAGGAAGAATTAGCCCAGGGAAAGGGGAGGGAACCTTTGACCCTATGtaccccccaaataaaaattgtaaCTTTCAGGCAATTTCCTAAATTGTTCACAAATTGCACctatttttgcaaattatgAACTCACCAAGAACATATTGTTCATAGTCATCTTATCctctttcctaaaaaaaaatgtacctgaaagtttcatctaaATATCCCACTTATGAGACAAAACACGGTAGACTTTGCAACGCATAACTTTGGATTTACCAAGATAAAAGTTCCCCCTTTTTTATCTAACTCTTTATCCATCCACCAGCGTGAAATAGTATAAAAtcggtattttttttcctccacTAATgcaaattttactgaaaacggattatattttcaatattttactttttgccgACGGATAAAAAGAGTGAAcagataaaaaacaacaatactaAAGCATACAAACTAAACGTACAACAGAAGGACATTTAACAAaatacgatatatatatatatatatatatatatatatatatatatatatatatatatatatatatatatatatatatatatatatatatatatatacaaggaaaaacaaaaacaaaacacatttacaaACCGTAATAGTTGTTAATAACTTGAGGTCAACACTCTTCCTCCATGTTACTCGGTCCAAAGCTACAATGTTGCCCCCTCTCCCACGAAACATCCACagatcttgatttttttttatgatctcAACCATTTAATAGGGAATTTAGCAAAAATACCCTAGGAGCGCAATCTTTGTCGATCCACACAATACCCTCAAGCTATTGAAAGAACTCTTCCAGATTACATTTACTGAGTGAGTCCTGCTAGGCCACAGCAACCCTTGAAtcattttttactaattcttTAGTGGCCTACGCCCCCTATGGAGGCTTGTACGGTTTCCTCCTCTTAAAATACTCACATCAGTTTCAAATCAAAACGCTCAGCCCTTATACCcccaaaaatgtcaaaattctgCGCCACGTCTTTGGGTTAGGCATGTTATCATGGAAACATTTCCCTAATGGacaatttttaaatgattattaaaaaaacccTCAGTTTTCTCTCCGTCAGAAAGGATTGAGAATGTGAAAACTATGAAGCACGAGAAATTATGAAGAGGAGAAACTCACCCCCTCGACTTTTGAGACTGGTCAGAAATACCCTGctggaaaactgaaaaacagtGTCTAAATTGTGCTCTCTGATTTCTCTACCTATACGATTGCCTATGTCGCTAATTCTCAGCTGATCACTAGTCTTCTGTGAAAACGATCGCAAGATTTTACATAGCAGGTACCTGAAGCCTGAGGCCAAGcgaattttttctcaatatacaATCAGCATGtgtcattttattgaaaatcaaaGCTATTTCGTCTCACGGCCAAGGAATCTAGTTCAAACAGTTAGGAAGTTTCTTTTTATGTGAAGCCGTTATTTTGCGCCCTAATCTGCAGCTGATAAGATTATAATAGATTAATAACTTTTAACCCACAATTATACCAGTAAAAAGTTAATGACACTCCTCCGGAAACGGAGGGTCCGAGTTCATACCAACCTTTGGTAACAAAAAATGTTGGCACCAGTCTTAAAAAATAACCAGTTCTAacgaaaaattttttcagcaaaaCGTCATGTTTTCGTCGGTTTTCTACGTGAAATAGTTTGTGCATCTCTTATATTTCGTTGGGTAAATGAAGCGGTTTTGAGACCAATTTTGCTAATAATTGCCTAAGCCTGGCAATTAATCGTCTTTGTATAGTCAAAATGACGTCATGATTGTCGCCCTGCACAAAATAGGTCATCTATACAAACTACAAATATTAAATCTCCAGAAACTCTTCAGTAAGGAACGTCACCATTCATCTCTGAGGACAAGTTGACATGTAGATCGACAGGAAGTTGACATGTAGATGATGTCGAGTCTTGAGCTCCACAGACATCTCCCTCCAGCCCCTATCATGTGGTGCATATATTCATGGTGTATGTGGACTTTTATCTTacacatattttcaaataatttaccaTAAACTTTTACTATGATAATCCCTTCTCATCTCTTAACATACATTAACCACAGGAAGATGCCTTCGGCTTTTTCTTAGAGGaactagtaaagaacaaactacGTTATCATCGCTGTTCACCCTTAACGACATTTATGGTCGTAACCTATGATTTTGACATTATCCACAATATCGTatatgaagaaaaagtttttgtcaCAAAAGGAATTTTGGAATTAACATTGTGTTTTAGTGCTCAGCCTACAGGTATAGAGAAATCGAGATCTCCTTTTGAAATTAACCcttaaataaatttctatgaGGTGGAAGTGCCCCTCTAGGAGCGGAGAAGGAGACAAAAAGACAACACATCAGTGCTACCAAtgcaaaaaactattttcctttTGTTCACATCATAGCGCTATATGTTTCCCGTACATGGCTTTCGGCCACGGTGATTCTTACGGTGTACTGTTTGTTTCAACTAAACGCCCTTTTTAGGGAGTTTCCGAATATTTTTCGAAGTTTCCTTAAATTGGttatcaaaataacattttgatagtttaccattcctgaatcagttaGGGGtcgcataatattttttttattactaattagttgttttttttcaagcgtTATTTTTTGCTTACTATTGGCTGTAGTTCGTGTAGTTACTAGATTGCACTAATGTAAGATTGTCACTTCCTTTGATAGTTTGAGAATATTCTCCATCGAAAAACTATGAAGGGTGCCGAAAACTTCACACTTGTTCTTAATGAGGCAGGATTTTCGAAATTTTAATTACTTCATTATGAACTGAATCTTGCCAGATACCTTAGAAATGTTAATAGAACTGTTCCATAATCCTACATAAAGTTTaataatttcaagaaaaaaatatcacttaAGTAAACAAGCTACTGAATCCAATTACAATCATGGAACTTAGGACAAGGTTGCCAAAGGCTGAcgtaaaaaaaagtgcaaatcAAGGccaaaaagagtgcaaatcaaAAAATTTGCTTGCTACAGCTGCCACTGCTTGCGCATCACCTCTGAGATATAAATGCGTGCATTTCAAGTGAAAAGTATGCAAGTTGGTAACCATGTCCATTCTCATGGCAGCGTAACTAAACAGGAAACAGTCGAATTTCTTcataaagaaaaacagaatgCTCAGAAAATGAGCAATCTCATAATTATTCAAAAACTTAACATAATTGTAACGTTTTTAGAACCGTAACATAAAAagtaactttttatttaaaacgcaacaaaaatattacaacCGTAAGTTGATCCTTCAGTTGAGAGACGAAACGGGGAAAATCTACCAAAACTACAACTGTTAATGGATATTTAGGCAAAAGCCATTGCTAAGAAAATCTTGATTCCACATTTAAAGTCACAGAGAAGTCGTATCTTTGTTCCTCATTTTGTTCAGGGAAATGAAaaagttcgatttttttttgttagtgcaATTTATCGCAAGTAATGTGTCCTACAGAGCTAGGCCAAAGCCATTGACATTTTGACAAGCATTTGCTTAAAGATTTTGGCATAAATGGATGGTATAAACGGAAAAATCGTACCAAGGttacttacttttttctttttggtcagTGTAATTAATCACAATTGGAATAGCCTAAGGAGCCAGGTCAAAGTCGTTGACATTTCGACAAGCATTTTCTAAAAGCTTTTGgtataaatgaatgaatatcTAAATCATAGTACCTCATCAACAGGATCTACGTCAATTTTAGTTTGTAGCAGTAATCTGACGACTTCATGGTGTCCAGAGCTAGCTCCATAATGCAGTGCCGTTTCTCCAGTATCACTTTTGATGTTGGGGTCTGCCCCTTTTGCCAAAAGGAGACTCAATGTTGGTGCTTGGCCATGAGCTGCAGCCCACATCAAGGGTGTCAGCCCATTCAcatctttttcatttaaatcaatACCTAGAAAGTACAAGTCAATTATTACTTGACGCGTAAGGTATTGGTAACATAACAAGTAAAAAACagtttcgaaaaaaaacattcgatcagaaattaaaaagtcaagagcagagtcaaaagtgattagagagcAACCAGCACCCCTCCCAAACTTCTTTTGCCTGGCGTTTACCCAAAGAGATTCGATCAAAATTGGAGATGGTCATCTTATTCAGGATAGTTAAAAGACCCAATAACTATCCCCCTGAGAATGACAAGACACCCGAAAACCCTTGGGGCTCACGGCTTACAGTATCAAGTTGTAACTTTCAGTACATGTTGAGAAAAATGTCGAAAAGGTACTATGTGCATACTCTAATACCCTGTGGTTTCAAATTAACATCTTATGCCACTCCTGAAATATCGCTGATACAAGTTTTTGACATCCCGCATCCTCACAGCATGTCAAGTGAACCTCAGGTTTTGAAATAAAGGAGGGGGAGAGGTAAATTTAAAGGACCTTTATGCACTAAGGATATCAAAACAACtatcaatttgaaaaaagtatttagGCACTTTTTTGGACCACTTTGTCGTATGTGAGGGGGGGGTTGTTTTTTGTACATTAAGGTCCACTTGTCCTGGGATTTGCAGTTTTGAATTTTACtctcttcaaaaataaaagagtttCTTCAACCTTTTTTGTGCCCaattttctacttgttttttttctttatggtcCCCATTTAGTAGGCCCATGGAAaaacctttctttttttgtagattagaAGTTCCCTGGCCCATAAACTAAAAACTGTAAGTTTCAGGTCGTtctgaaaagaaagtttttggTCCTTTTTCAAGGGAGCCACTTTAtcccctattttttttatatgtaatatGTCCATGTGCAATGGATCCTTGGGCCTCTTGACCCAAGGAAACAAGTACAGAATTAGCCAGAAAACTTTATCGGCCTTTTCTCGGGGAACAGAGTCGACCATACCCCTAgactattttttctatattagaTCCTTATTCGCTTTAGAAATTGCGActgcaagtttcaaactaaTCAGAGACAACAGGTTTTTTAGCCAATCTCCAGGTCCATAGCGCTCCCTCCTCCTTCTAAAAAAATGTGTGCTCTCCTTAACTCAGACAGGAATTAATGAGAATTTCCAGCCAAtccaaattaaaagttttttggccatttggaatcaaaatattgaggggCTTTTGTCCCCGAACTAAAACTTTTCTGTATATCAGGCTCCAGTAGACCGAGGATTTATGGTTTAAGCTTCAAGACGTTTAGAGGAAAGTATGTTTTGGCTTTCTTGGCCTTATCCCGGGGACCCCACATTTGTACAACTATTCCTGTTCACTGGGGTCATTTCGACACAAGGACTTAACTTTAAAGTTTCGAGCAgacagaaattttttattagccTTTGTTGATCCCATTTTTCTTTGTGTGTGTATGGGGGGATTAACccttaattattgtttttttttacattaggcTTCCCTTGGCCCAGTTAATTACGGTTATAatattcaaagtgatcagagataACAAGTTTTTGGTCAATTTCTTGGCCAACAATACCCTTTCTCCATCCCAACAAAACGTCTGACCCTTCCCCCAAGTCATGATAGCAATTGTCACAAGTTTTAACACaatcagaataaaattttttgccattttcagACTCCATATTTGGGAAACACGTGCCCAACCTCAAAAACAGaccttttgccttttttcaggGCTCATTTTAGCGGGGAAATAATGTTCTTATCAGTGTATTCCTGTGCACTGAAATCTCGTGggccagggggggggggttcaggatataagtttcaaggcatttattaaaagtaaaatttagttCTTTTCCACGTTTCATTTGGGTCCCCCAAAACTGATTTTTCTTGGGACATTAATCCCATAGGATCACATTAGGGTATTACGGTTTCACGTTTCAAACCattcaaaaaagtattttgacccATTTTCGGACCTGTTTTAGAAggaatcaatatttttttctacattcAGATCCCGTAATACCACGGACTTTAGAATATACGTTTCGaaccaattaaaagaaaagtttcGGGCCCTTTTTCAGGGCCCCAAACAACTTTTTGTATTAGATTCCTGTTGACCCAAGGTTCTTAAGGCTGATTTTATAAACTGGTTAGGGACAATAGCTTTTGGTTCATCTTTGATCTTCACCCCTAACAAAACGTATGATCCTCTTTAGTCAAAGAACGATCTCTGAAAGTTTAGAGCGGATCGAACACCCCAGATCAAACATGTGCCAGTTTTTCACAATAAAACCTATTTGAAAACACCTGAAAATTCGCTGTCCTTCCCCAAGAAGCAGGTGTATTCCCTGgaggcatatctattaaacaGTTCAACCATTCAGAGCAGAACGGCcatttcaagattttgatcTGATGTCTTGGGTGAGAGGGTAGTGAAAATTGATGAGGAAGGGCGCTAGTTGCCCTCGAACCAACTTTGACACTTAGAAGGGCACAAAACTTCCAATTTtgcaatcaaataagccccctcGCAAGTTTTTACAACCagtccttctatacgaagtggcCAGAAGGAAAGAGGAAGGAATGATCCATGAAAGGTGCATGGGTGTTTTTCTATGTAATTCGAGAGAATTCTCTCTGACTGTAATACTACTCTAGCTTCTAATATGTTGCTTCTATCGAGAGATACAAATTCTACTCTCTATTATTCCTTTTAGATGTTAATATGGATAAAAGTTTTAGGTCTAATTaggaaatttaaaaacagttaaaaattaCGATTCTTCTGGCTGCTCTTCGTCTCTTAGTAAGAAAACTACTTGCCTTATTGCTCGTATTCTACCCCCTCTTTTTATCAACTGTTTAATGGCATAAAAGGtgaaggtaaaggatacggcattagactttacagtccctaccggcggtgctgatctccgtttcttggaccttcagccaggaagtgcaatggggggttggggaccaaccatcctgtgctttcgcacacccttcctgtttaccttccccagatttctccaggtacccatttagagctgggtcgactctggctaagcttacagagtcacgccactgacccccgtcccaactgaacaattgggtaaagtgggattcgaacccgcgtcctctcggACTAAGTCCAACATGCTTTAAAAATAGCTAAAGTTATCCCTATACCAAAACGCGGTAGAAGTTCGAGGCCAGAGGAATTCCACTTATTccaattctaaatatttttttttagaaatctgTTCAATTTCAGATACGCTGAGTAGGTATTTATATGAGCATGATACACTTCAAAAGAAGTGTATCCGACCGAAGTAGTCacgaaaaaggaaatataattgagacatgttgctccttacttagcCCATTCAAACCTAAAACGGGTGCCGGGttcaatttagaaaaaagggggggggggagaaaccCTTAGAAGGTTAGAATATCATTTGAACTTTACTAAAAGCTAAATAAATAGTCGAATGTGAAGGTTTTATTTAGCCAGTTgcttttcaaatcatttgaaaaacacgaaaaaatagGTTTACAGGAGGAATGGACTGAAAAGCATTGCATTTTAGGTAGATTACATCCAATAAACTTTGAGCTGTATGCAATTCTTTCGTGTTATAATACAAATACTATCTTTGAATGTTATTCGACGCTATTTATTTTTAGCGTAAAACAGTCATACCTGGGAGATCAGGTTCAAGAATTTCCCCTTGTCCAGCTCTATGGTGTATTGTTTCTTCAACTGGTTCATTTATAACAGGAGCTGTCTTCACATTACCTCGTTGGAGGTTGGTGAGTGCAGGCTTTGGCTGCTAAAAAAGTGGTTTGATATTTTAGTGATTTCcacccatttcctttaaatttcagACAGTAGCTTTAAATTAAGAATGCATATAACACTTTCAAAGCCCGACGATTCGCTATTCGTACGGGTGCCTGGCGGTTCCCTCCTATAAATTCTCTCCCCACTGAATATTTTCCCAGACGATTCCCGCGTAACATTCTctccatatgtaaaattgagcaTCCATAGATGAAACTTaagcttaaaaaactttttcgcatgctgaccaaACGGTCTGCGTTATGCAGGTACCAATCTCCTGATTCACTGCATTCGGccgggagtgcaatgcgtgCTAGGAGGCAAATCATCCGATGGCATAcatacataaagaaaaaaaaaataatacaaattctTTATATGAATCCCGTGATATTCCTCCCAGAAAATTTCCTCCCCACTaaaaattctccccccccccagaaaactCCTCCGACAAAATGCccgtatttttccaaataaaaaaatactataagtaaacaatggacaaatcgCAAACTTATAGCCTTTTCCCTGGGGACTACGGTGGGGAGAGGGATGTGATGTAATCCCCAGAGATAAATTTATTGGGCTTGACATTTGACCTGACATTATGCTaaaatcaaatggctatctcaaaatctcaatcagttgtttttgggaaaaagaAGACATGGGAAGgaggctagttgctctccaatgtGTTGACcacccatccgtgatcttttttggGCAAAAGCACAAAATCTTTGTAGATGAGAGTTTGAAACCTCCACAGCAGGGTTATCTCATCTTTATGTATGTAGTTAGGGAAGGAGGGCAGATGCCTAAAAGGGCACTtgttaatgccaaaacatcgtAACTCTTATTGAGCCTTTaagtaaatacagaattagttcaaAGGTCGGGGGGTGTAGGTGGGGATTGATAGGTAGCCACTTTTGATTTCCGGAAATATGTCTAGTCTATGCCgtttttatgaaagtaaagagtgacattataccccaaaacaagcaaaattggAAGATTCCGTATAAGAGGAGCACTGCCTACTCCTTATCCCCAGCCTCCCCCTCACGGTCGTACAAACTTTGAGGGATGCTCATTCGATCTgtaattgagagttctagtcctttgtTAGAAGTCAAATGTGATTGTAGGAGAACCAGCTCCTGGTCATCTTACTACTCCTTAGGACATCAGATCAACATTTTGAGGaacatattttttacttactgaatggctgctcaattttgcgtGTAAGAGAATTTTCAATGGAGGGTGTAATATCCTGCGGGGGAATTTTCTGAGgagtgaattttccaggggaggcCATAGATTTTGTCTGCGTACGAACCTGTTTTCCATGCACACTAGCTCAGTTTTGAAAGAAGAGTTTTTAGTAGCTTGGTATTAGTCGAAACCAAATAACTTTCTCTAAAATcattaattagttttaatttaagaTAAAATCTTATGCTGCTGCAGATGGGTCTTTTTCCACAATGGTTTcgcagaacaaaatggttatttctgtttattttgttcGATGGATTAAGTAATTTGTTGCTTGGAAAGGTTAAGAGCTaaagattcaaaaataaattttgataagtGAATCGTGGAAGTGAAAGGAAATATTCAGAACTTTAGAGAATTCTTGAATTTTCTGATTCCTCAGTTTGAAAACCCAGTTTGGATCTAGTTTCTAGCTCACTTACAGCTCAGGGTCAAGGTTGCCAAGCCCACAGCCTAGTTTCCTGTCTTGAATCCCTTTGTCTCCCcaaaaatcttgattttttgaATCTAGAGGAAGTACGGAATCCTGCTAGTGTTAATTTGCTTTATTTCTATATAGAACTTCTGCAGGATATATGATGGTTATACTTTTATGCAAAATTGAATTTTGCATTGAATTGCATGCTTATTTTTAGCTATCTCATTATGGTCCAATATTCTGAattaaacaaatgtatatacagataAAAAGTAGAagacaaaaatttcagaatgCTTGCAATCAATAAAATGCCAAGAACACACTATACTGCAGCAGGTTTCTACCAGGACATATA encodes the following:
- the LOC136035348 gene encoding DNA-binding protein RFXANK-like isoform X2, translated to MSTASSETQPKPALTNLQRGNVKTAPVINEPVEETIHHRAGQGEILEPDLPGIDLNEKDVNGLTPLMWAAAHGQAPTLSLLLAKGADPNIKSDTGETALHYGASSGHHEVVRLLLQTKIDVDPVDEAGNTPLYFAAIGNYTHTVQELLSHGADLVRKNHFGETPYEVAITKGSGLARKVMDNHMLSFFDGSHY
- the LOC136035348 gene encoding DNA-binding protein RFXANK-like isoform X1, with the translated sequence MENHQNIVGKSAFLPYKQPKPALTNLQRGNVKTAPVINEPVEETIHHRAGQGEILEPDLPGIDLNEKDVNGLTPLMWAAAHGQAPTLSLLLAKGADPNIKSDTGETALHYGASSGHHEVVRLLLQTKIDVDPVDEAGNTPLYFAAIGNYTHTVQELLSHGADLVRKNHFGETPYEVAITKGSGLARKVMDNHMLSFFDGSHY